CCCAGGGCCtaaccaaacaaaacagacctCCCACTTCAGCTGGGACCTTTCCAAGCAGCCGCATCAGCAAAGGAGGCTTTGAACATTGTTCGTTCAGACTCCCTAACATGATGAAGAAGATTTCACCTGGTGAAGCCTGGTGATTAGACAGGTAGAGGACTCTTTTTGATATTTCCAGCTCATCATCACTACATTATTTGGGTTTCCCTCAGCCATCCAGCAGCTTTTTTCCGGTCATCTCATCCTGCTCACTAGCAGGTGGCGATCAGTTtacagctctgctcctccttTCACATGAGTGTCCAAGACACATGGCTGCAGCTCCAACAGTATGACTACAAAGTCACTCATCAGTCTTTGGCCCAAAGTGTCCTGGTACAAGTTAAACGTATAAACTATCTTCTGAACTTTTGCTGAGTTCAAAATaagtcaaaaacaaagaatgtcaaaaacaaaagaaaagagggttCACACACGCTTTATGCAGATTTATGCAAACCTTCCCCACTGATAAGTTGGtgattaaacttttattttctctgtatttaatAAACTGGATCACTGCACAGCTTAAAGATTATATTCATATGCTCTAAATTTAGCCTTGTAACACAATCTCTCAGCCTTAACACATTGCAACAGGTGTCAAAGATGGGTGTGAACTGAGACCAGTCAGTATCAGGAAGCACACCCGCGAATATTGCACAGTATTTGTCATACTATTGCTTCTACCAATATTGAAGGTCAATAGGTTGTGTTGATCCCCTCAGAAATATGGATTGTgccattgttaaaaaaaaaacaacctatgGTCAGTTCAGGTtatgaaaactgaatttcaaaactagttttttaatttcaccattttttcaAAGCAATAATATCTAactttttttagtcttttttttttttttggattgtgtTTACAGTTCCGGTTTGTTTACCAGACCATGTTTTGtgagaataaaacattttatttcataagaCATTTACAATGAAGCAGAGCTATTTTTCAATGAGTCATAATATTCCTCTGCTTGGAATTGCCAATGGTGCCATATCAAGACTCGAACAACATAGTAGAATGCACATTAGCACAttagtcttgtttttcatcAGTGGAAGCACTGGCAGGATCCTCTTTCATAGGGACCTATGTATCATCGTTTCTGTCACCTTGCTAAGTTTTATTGCAATATAATGCACACAGCAGCTGAGACAGGGATGTGTTCAGCTCTTGAAAAACCTGCGGAACTCTTGATGATAGAAGCCAAGAACCAGCTCCTCCTTATCCCATGGAGCTGATGTCTCCATGACAGGTTCACCTCTTCTCCacttccacctcctcttcctcctcaagACATCACACCACGTGCTATGGAGGAAAAGGGTACTTGAAATCTTTCTATCCTTCTGTTAAATTTTGCATCATATATGTGGTTTATCCGTACCATAGTAAAGTGCACAATGATATATCCAGTGATGATTATGAGACCGATGACAAAAGAAATGATTCCCAGATGGAGAGCTTTCCGACCCAGCCGCTTGGAGCCATCATAGTCCTGTTCATCATAGCTGTTTTGGGCCTACGGGGTGAGTGAAAGGTCAAATTCAAATTGAAGATATTTAACCACAACGGAGGCAGCAGTGCTGATGATGTACATTCGTGTAAGTTGCTTTGGAGTCCAACCTTCCTTGTCAATAACACAGCAAGTCCCATAGTAGCAAGTTGCACATGACATAGGCATGTGTCTTTCCTGGAAATCTAttccaaacatttaaaaaaaaattattcaccGCCTTGTTTTGGATCCACATTTATCTCTTTGAACTTGCCTTTCTTGTTATCTCCaattcaaatttgaaataaattcattaGCAATGAAAAACAGAGGACTGCTCTGCCTAAATGCCTCATCCTGTTACTCACAGCTACAAAGATGCAACAGCTGCTGTTGGCACATCGACACAAAACAACTCTGTCCCTTCAAGGAGCTCAAAGACCTGAGGCAAATCTAAATGTGTTGCTCCTATCTAATGCTTCAACTTCTTTAAACTTTGGCTCATCCTGGCAGGACATTAATGTTAACCAGAGAGCTACAGGAAGAGCCATATCCACAAGCTGGGCTTCTTCAGCTTTGAACACTGATAAAATGAATGCAAGCAGTTACGGACACGGTTGGGCACATAGATAGGCCATAAACTGGGAGTACATTTTATCTTAGCACACATCAGCAGAGGCATTCGTTTAATATTTAGCCAGGTTTTTCAGAGAAGTGAAGGGGCTATTTCTGTATCTGAATTGGATCATTATGGTTGACATATGTAACTATACACAAACATGTTTGCTgatgaaaaagacacaaattacTCACTAAATATGTTATATCCAGACATATCTGACATGTATGAACCTTCATCCCACACAGTCTTTGGTGTTTTTCTCAACAGTAGCACTCTCCCCCCTAATTTACATATCCATATGTCATGCCACATGTTGACTGGTCTCTATGCCCTGCCCGAAGGTAACTCATACAAACCTCATACAAACATCACTTGAAGTATCCTATACTGTAATTATTCATAAATAGTAACCAGGCAGGCAAGCAGGAGCCTCAAACTTTCAGTATTGCATAACTCACCAGCACTGAAAAAACCAGCGCCACAATGTTGATGGGCCATGCAGGGCAGAAACAGGTTAACATAGTGAGACAGAGGTAGTTCCTCAGCGGGGGGATCTCCTGAGCCTCCCCGTTCCTCACAAGGTCAGACCTTCCTTGCAGTGAGGGCTTGGTGTTCATGACCGGCTGCAGCGTCCCACGAGACACATAAAGCAGAGAGGCAGCAACAGCGAAGAGGCAACAGCGCCGAGAAATTGGGAGAGTGGAagtggaggtgggggggggcagtagAGCAGTgatgatgagagaggagagaaatcaGCCAGCAGAGAGACACGAGACGGACGCAGAGACAGGCTGGTGACCGGTCTGAGCAGACTGAGGACTCAGGCCAGCAGACACACTGACTGAATGCTGCTGTTACTTAGAAACAATATCAGGAAAtggaagggagagaagaaagacagaaagagaataCATAGTCATTTACTACAAATTGATGTATAGTAATTTATTACACATTTATAGTTATTTATTATAGTCATTtagaaaaaatttaaagtaatttatttcaatttacTTGTAATTTAGCAAAGAATTTGTAGTAATTTAGTAAAATCTCAGTACAGTTAGAGAATATATTTGAATAACACCGCTATTGTTCTCTTTGCAGTGTACACAAGGTTATACAgttacagaaaacagcaaaaatccATCACAGGGTTTCCTCATTAGTTGTTAAATGAGGTTTCttcatgttgttgtgtttcttcTATGTAGCACGAGAATGTGTGAAAGCCCCCACTGAACAGCAGCGTCTGATGCCAATGAAGAATAATGCCAAAAATCATAAACCCTCATAACtttgagagaaaagaaatagcttcacaaatgtgaaaaatattcttACTTCATTTGGATTTCTGTTAATCTCttattcaaaaaacaaacagaaaaaaaaaggtcaaacaggACACAAAAGtggaatgttttaaaataatttattaggaattttaaaaagttttttttttccaaaggaaTAAACATGACAggagaagaaaatcaaaaaaatgttacagtgTTGACAagattgttatttttcagtgaaaagagCATGAACTACCATGGTAGCCCGCAGCAGTGTGAGCAAGtgtatcaaaatgtaaaacctgGTATCTTGTAGATCGAGAGTGCTTTGTTCTTAAGATAACATTCgaaggaaaacacatttatcGTGATCGGCCAGTGCAACATTCTAGTAGCTCTGAACATAATTGTTTTGGTCTAAGTATAGTAGTCACATTGCTACAATCTGTGACCTCCAGTGGATCCGCAGTGATGGATGGGAGGGGGGTGACGGGTAAACAAGACCTTACCTGTCCTTTTCCTGTTGGAAAAGCCAACTTTCTAAAAGGTTTAACCATCCACACTTTGACATAGAtgttaatgtaataataaaaaagtcagattaaaatttcacatttgctgAGGTACcacccacccaaaaaaaaaaaaaaacagcacatggcACATTGGAAACCAATGTGTATAAAACCATTTGACATGCTCACGCAAACATCAACACAACCTGCACAGTGAATCAGTCATAAACATGTTAACTGTGTATGACTGCTCCTGCATACTagttctttcattttcctccacaAACACTCATCACATATTGAAAATCACAGTTAAAACAACAGTATGACAAAGTAAGAAAacagcatgtgtttttttttcctctcctggtAGAGGAGCGTTTTCACACCCATATATCCCCAAAAGCAAAGTGTTGTTCCAGACTCAGCCTCTCTCCTGCTGGACTCAAAGCTGAAAGTGGTTCAGCTCCGACCCAGCTTCTGAATGCACTAACAGACTCAAATGACACATCATTCATAAATGCCTGGAGAGAAGTACAGTGGATGGCTGGTCTTATGTtgacagacaaactgaaatgttcTTAACCTCCATGGGAAACTATCATACGTAACAGTCTAGCTTTCCAACACATTTCTCCAAAGCCTCCCAACTCCCAGACACAAAATTAGCTGACCCCCCCTCTAAGCCCACCAGAAACCAgtcatatttacaatattttacaaaattgtaCAGCTCATGTAGACATATTATGTAACTGTGACTACTGACCTTTGTCATCTGACCATTATTAGTATAACAAGTCTTTGTTAAAAACCTACCAAGATATACACTTTGTGACACAATCTCAAGAAATAGTATTAATcacaaatgttttgttaaaattcaGTATGAACTAGTATAGACAGCTagacaaatatacagttttcCAGTACAAATTACAGCTCTTGACCTTCAAACAGGCTTCACCAGGAGATTTAACTCCTCTTATCTCAGAGAGATCAGGGTCAAAGTTCAAATAACCCGATAAAACAcagccaaaacagaaaaagaaacaacgCAGCcatcacaaaaaacagcaaagtgaaacataacaacagaaaaaaaaaaaaacactaaaaattcAGCATCTGCATGTGTTGCTATTACATGTAGTGATAAACATTTTCACTCCTTTTATgaaatttttcttctttttatctcAGGAGGTGGAGTTTAGTGAGGTGTCAGTAGGGTCGGCTGGGTTCAGGTTGACACCAGGttgagggggtggggggattGAGGGTCCAGCCGCCCCAGCCGGAGAGGTGGACTGGACAGAGACAGGCCAGATCAGCTCCAAAGCAGCTTCAACTCCTTCCAGTTCTCAGTCTACAGCTCGGCACTGAGACAAAAAATATGTGGATTACTCACAGGTTGGTCAAAAAGATTTTATATGTTAGGCTTTTAACAAGATGATGACTGGGAAGAGGACTGACTCACATTCTCAGTGATATCCGTTAGTGAAGGCCGTGGCGATCAAAGGGCCCTGTGGGAGCAAGGATACAAGTTTTAAGTTCACTTCTTTGTTAGCAAAATGCAGACTTTGATTTAATCtgtctggatttttttcccctcaggcTTAAATTGCTAATCAGTGAactcagctgctgttgtgtttcaCTGGGATGAAAAGCACATGTCCAGAGTCATGATGGCACGCAgctgagaaacactgaacatcTATCTAGCACCTTGACCAACAGcgtaaaacaacaaaaaaaaaaaaacaatgcaaaatatgagaaaaaagatTTTGCCTTTGGTTATGttggcaaaagaaaacagaatttttcatataaatgatGGCAGTGCTGGacctgcttcttcttcttcttcttgttttattcaCAGCATCAGTGTCAATGCCAGCAGCTTTAAAGAAGTAGTTTTGAGGAATCCACCAATTTGCTTTATTGccaaagttagatgagaagatcgatacagCTCTTGCGTCTGTCCGTTCAGTAGGAAGCTACCATTGGATTAGTTTAGCACAAAGTCTGGAAACAGCGGATTTTGTTCCATTTGGACTTAACCGGGCCAGCTGTTCCCAACTGTTgccagtctttttgctaagctagaCTAACTGGCTGCCAGCACTGGCCTTACATTAAATGGCCAGATATGAGATTTGATTTCTTAATCATGTGCCTTCgctttgaaattaatttaaaatttacaagGACTATAGAAGGAAATAGACCTATAGTTTCATTGGACTGGATGTAACGGACACATGACTGGCAGCTTTAGTTATGTTAAGGAGCAAGGACAGAAACTATTCAAATACAGAACTCAAATACATAATCAGAAGCGACGATAGCTCACCCCCAAACTATGGCTGAATCCAGTGCTTGGGGCGGGGCTCGCAGCGCTGAGGTAACTGCTGACAGCCGACTCCTGGCTGGCCGTTCCATACAGGTCTGCCATCGGCCCCGGGCTGCTCGTGCCTAAAAATCCAGCTGAGCGAGACGGGGTAGAgcctaaaagtaaaaataagaaCAAGGTGAGTTTTGGGACACTTGTGgttctgagtgaaatgtcttgacaactattgtGTGGACTGCTATcacatttggtacagacaatcaagttcccctcaggatgaactgtaataacgctagtgatcccctgacttttcatctagcgcgATGATCTGGTCATAGAATGAATCTGTCCAGCGCTCGGTTTATGAGCAAACACCCggaaaactaatgacattctcatcaacCGCAGCTGTACTAAGTGTTTAGTGGTAATTCGCAAGAGCTAACATGATGACACGCTAAATCAAGATGGTGAACTTGAGAATGTTAGCATTTTTGTTgcgagcatgttagcatgtacagcctcacagagctgttagcatggctgtcGTCACTTACTCTTGTTTTAAAAGACTATTCTAAGAAAGTTcttcttcagcttctttttactttcacttAAAGGCAAAGGCAAAGCAGTACAGGTTTGGCGCCCTACTTTGCTACTTGCTGTATACAGTACAGCAGAATCGGTTCACTATTTTTGGGGGGACCAGCATAGTGAAGAGTGCCAATGCGGTACTAAATTATAAACAATCTGTAGCAGTAACATCTACATGTATAACTATATTAGCAGTTAAGAAAAGTAAGCAAGATTTGGAGCTGCAAACTGGCTGAAAGATTTATTGATTAAGAATTAAACTTCTGATGACTGTGTATTGTGAAATGCGTCACCATCATTTCAGATGTTCACGTGTATGAAAAATCCGGTCAAATTTAGACTTGGGGCTCACTATGGCCCtcataagaaaaacagaaaggcttttttttttttcctttttcacacctctgactactgctgctgctgctgctgctgctgccattgGTCCGTACGCTGTAAGAGGAATGgctaaaaagagaagaaaaataaaagccaggTTAATAACCTTTTATGTTAAACAAtaactaaaaacacatcatttcaAGTCTCACTCCGGTGACCTCAGAAAGCCGAGTCCTGTACTGATGTGCAAGGGAACAGGAGTAAAAATTGCCAATGAGTGTATATCATTTAATCATACAGAAACAGGCAGCTTTATGAGGTCAGTGGAGGAAGACGTtcaagcaaacaacaaaaccttCCTCTTCACTGTCAGCAATCCTGCCTTCAGCTTGAGACCGAGGaggactgacaaacacaaacatgcaaaccaAAGAGTGATCGGGTGTTGATGCTAACGTGGCGTGTAGCAGACTGACAACATGCTGCTTGTAAAGTCCAGAGGAGGGACTGACTGACCTGTGAGCTCAGGGGGGTGGGGTGAAGTCAGAAGGGGAGTCCTCTCTAAGTGGAACtctaaaacagaaacatcagagtGCTGTTGAGACACACACCACCATCGCCGGCGAGGagaacacacacgcatacaggCTGGGGAGACCCCTCAGAGGtgagcaaatacacacacagggttTGAGGAATGCAAACAGGAATTAAAGGAGGGAAGGATGTTTCAAAGCGCAAAAAAAGTGGTGTTACAAATGATACACAGTATTCATTGTGAAATAGAACAAAATATATGTGTCATACAAACCAGTAACTTCAATTCAAGAGTACTTTGATTTcactatatttttctttggcGTACATCTAATTTTGTAATTCAGATCAGATCAACTATACACACTCCagtgaaataacacacacacgcacacacgcacacacgcacacaagctaAGTAAATGCAAATTCCACTCCCTGATATTTACAAGCAGCCATTTACACTCACAGTGTTTCATATGCTTCTATGGagacatgtttgtatttgtgacaGTTTGTCTACTGTCAGTTCAATATAAAACTACACCAGCTACTGACTGTGTATTTGCATAAGATACAGTCATCCTTCTTTCCCTGATAAATCATCGATACGGGACTCCTCTCCATTCAACCACATTTTTATCTGCCGCTCAGTGAGCGAAAGGATTTTTAGATGTACAGTCGCTCACCACACAACATTACTTCCTATGGAAAGAAGAATATGTTATTTTAACACCATACTTTGTGTCAAATTCCCCAGCAGAAAACTCGAAGAGTTTAAAAAGACTTCAAAATGATGTACCTTTAAACACAAGttgccattttctttctttccatgttGTTCATTCCCTTTAATCACTAAATGTGGTTCATGTTTAAGTGTGTATAGTCTACAGGGGAGGTTAAGGATGAGTTTAATATCTGTGCTTTAATTGCATTAGAAGTAACCACGGAGCCAAAGTCTTAAGAAGTTTCCCTTTTATGTCTCACCCATAACCATGCATCTACAATGGTGAACACTTGCACTTACTAACTAAATatggctgtgtgtttatttctcaaTTAATGTGACAGACCGAGTGTATCAGGAGCAGAAAGTGGGCTGTGATTACCAGGGAACTGGTAGGTGTATCCGGGAGTGATGCCAGCGTAGCTCCGGCTGGTGTAGGTGGCTGTCTGGAAGCCTGGATAACCTGTGGAAACAGAATCACTGTCAACATCTGGATTACACCAAAAAACATCGGCAgtatgagaaaaatatctgcccATATGCAGGGTTAAGAGACAGTGCAAACCAGTATCAGTGTTGTATTTAAAGGAAATGCCTGACACAAATGGagtaacgtgtgtgtgtgtgagtgtgtgtgtgtgtgtgagagagagtttgtgtgcTGCCCCCTAGGAGTGGAGCCTGGTAATGTCTGTGACATGCAGGTGGGTGATATTCTACACCTGCGGTCTGGATTTCTTCACTAGGACAGGACTGAGCTTACtgtctttgtcttctgtttCACTCTCAGCAGTCAACATTACACAGTGATTTTCTTTGTATACAACCTGCCACCTGGAGAACTGACCTCAGGACAACATTCAGagagataaaaataatgttttctatTACCACAAGATACCACAACTaatttcttcttattattattcaaattttttttaatacttggggGCACACCCCTTTATCTACACTGTACTAATGAAAGCACAGagatactgaagaaaaaggtGCAATTCTCAGACTGAGCAGTAGGTGGTGGCATGGGCATTGGCTTCAGACCCACAAACAGGTCCTGAACTATcgtgaataaaatgaaattctgtCAATGCGTTGGCCCCACCATTGTGGTAATGTAGTAACAATGCTCAAGGCAATGAGAATAGCGGAACTTTTAAAGGGCCATTCCaataattttacacatttcactGGTCGTGAGGAGTACTACGCAGCTTGAGGcgaacagttttaaaatgagatCAAGAAacttttaacagaaagcctgcagtACAAACTGGAGGTATGAACTTTAATGGGcggcattgtgggaaatgtaggatccgACATTTTTGGAACTTGGACAAAAAGGCTTAATGTCAGTATATGCAGTCTGCCTATGTTGCTTCTATATTGACCACTCTATTTTTAATCTGTCACCTGTGAGTCTCATAACTGCATGGAAGTGCAACACTAAAACTTTACAAACCttaaaattcaaactttaataaaatatgaacattatAAAACAAGCGCGAAACAAACATTATCACAATTATCTTTAATATTTAGCTGAAATGAATACGGCTAGGTGgcagtttggaaatgtttttcagtcagtAAATTCTTTTTCATTACTGCCATTTCTTTGGTCACTTCCAAAGTCTAAGGTCTAGATTTAACGAGGCTGCATGCTGGAGTGTTACAAGCTGACGTAGGCAGCCCAGTTCAGTGGTCAGCTCTCTCCCCATGACGCACCATGTGACCTTTAAGGAAGCAGGGGCCTTAATACAGGAATAGTCACTGTCAGGCTCAGGTGCACAGCCACATCCTTCCTGTCCTGATCAATACTAACTTACCAAGCATGCCAATGCCTAGCATGAAGGCGTCCATCCCATAGGGCATCACCCGAGAGCGCCCCCTGGCTGAGCCCGTGGGGGACATCACCTCCTTGGGCTGAGCTTTCTTACACTCCACCTGTTTCCAGACAAACGACAAATCAGTACTTTCTAGTTCCtgaataaaattacaatatcaGAGTGCTGTCACACACAGAGCTGCCCACCATTTTGTTGTTGATCTCGTGGAAGTGGATCTCGCAGACTTTCTCCA
Above is a genomic segment from Xiphias gladius isolate SHS-SW01 ecotype Sanya breed wild chromosome 19, ASM1685928v1, whole genome shotgun sequence containing:
- the LOC120804974 gene encoding transmembrane protein 233, translated to MNTKPSLQGRSDLVRNGEAQEIPPLRNYLCLTMLTCFCPAWPINIVALVFSVLAQNSYDEQDYDGSKRLGRKALHLGIISFVIGLIIITGYIIVHFTMVRINHIYDAKFNRRIERFQVPFSSIARGVMS